The stretch of DNA AGACGCTCACAGCGCCTCCCCCTCGGCGGCGGCGAGCTCCCCACCGTGTGCGGTCACGAAGTGGGACACGCTCTCATAGAACGTGAAGAGACGCTCGAGGTTGGTGAGGTGGAACAGGCGGCGAAGGCGCGGGTTGTTGCAGACAAACGAGAGCGTGCCGCGCTTCTCACGCATCTTCTGGCGCAGCTCGACGAACGTGCCCAGACCGCGGCTGTCGATGTGGAGCAGCGTGTCGAGGTCGATGAGCAGATGCTGGCAGTCGCCGGCCACGATCTCGAGACCCTTGGCCTGCAGCGACGCGGTACCGGCAACGTCGAGCTCTCCCCCGACCGAGAGAGCCACCAGCTCGGGCCCCCGAACACGTCTGTCTCTCCCTATCTGCAGCACCCCTCGGTCATACCCGATGCGCCATCTGATCAATCGCGAGACGCCCATGCCGTCTTCTTCAGGCAGCCACGCGCATCTCGGTCGCGCAACCCTTCACGACGCCGAGCCCAGGCCCGGGTCTACCGAGCCGCCGAAGGACAGATCTCGGAGAAGGCGCAGACGGCGCAGGCCCTGACCTCGGGGCGGGGCGTGTAGCAGCGTGCGCGAATGCCGCGGGCAGCATCTTCGATGACCGCACGCGCCTCTTCCACGTCGCGCTCGCTCTTGCGCGCCTTGCCACAGATCCCGGATTCGAGGAACTGGAGCTCGGTGTACTGCGGCAGACGACCCGTGGCCTGCCGCCACGCAAGCGCGTAGACCGCCAGCTGGAAGTTGTCGCGGGCGCGCTTGTCTGCGTCTTCCTGGGTGCGCACGTCGGTCGACTTGTAATCGATGATGGCGGCCTTGTCGCCGTCCCACACGTCAACGCGATCGTATCGCCCCACCACTCTCGTGCGCCCCAGCACGAACGTGAACTCCTCCTCGACGATGGCCGGCGCCCTGCCCCCCGCCTGCCGCTCGACCCAAGCCGTGAGAACGCGCTGCCCCTGCGCGAATCGCTGCTCCTCGTGCTCGAGCGAGAGAAACCCCTCGTTGACCCAGGCGCCGCCGAAGACCGAGAGCACGCGCTCGAGAGACGGCATCTCGCCCTTCTTGCGCTCGCCGTTGTAGAACGAGATGGCCTCATGCAGCGCGCGGCCGTAGACGACGGCGTGGTTCGACATGAGCGGAACCCGCAGCACGTGCACGAACTTGAACTTCAGCGGGCAGGTCATGTAGTCGTCGAGCTGCTTGTGTGACAGGGTGAGGAACTGCTCATCCGGGAGCGGCGCGAGCGCTGACACCGGGATCTCGACCCCCGGCGCATGTCGCTCGATGGCCTCGGCCGCCGACGTGCGATGCGCAGCAATCGATCCCCCCTCGGTGTCGAGCGCCTCGAAGATGAAGCGACTCGGTCGCGCCGCGCGCTTGGCCCCCGTGTCGTGCGACCCGAAGATGTAGAGCCGCCGCTGCGCCCGCGTCATGGCCACGTAGAAGAGGCGGCGCTCCTCCTGCACGTGGGCATCGCCGCTGGGCAGCACCTGGCGCAGCATCTCAGCGGGAAGCGGCAGCCGATCAGCGCGGGAGCGTGATGGGAAGCGTCCCTCGATCGCGCCCACGACGAACACGTGTCCGAACTCGAGGCCCTTTGACTTGTGCACGGTGAGCACCGAGACCGCGTCGAGATCCGGATCGGCCTCTGCCACCGCGGGATTGTCTCCCGCCTCCATCAAGAGATCGAGGTGCGCCACCAGCTCGGGAAGCCGCCCGCGCTCGTCGACCATCTCGTAGCCCTTCACCACATCGAAGAAGCGCGCGATGTTGCGGATGCGCAGGTCATCTTCCGGCGTCTCGCAGCGACTCAGGCGCTCGAGAAGGCCGCTGCCGCGAAGAAAGGCGTAGAGCACCTGCCCGGGCGGCTTCCAGGTTGCTTGCTCGATGTACTGGCGCACGTCTGCGAGCAGCCGCGTCACCGTGGCGCGCGAATCGGGCGCAAGACCCTGGAAGAGCCCGATGTCATCGGCCGTGGGGGTGTACCCGGCTCCTCGCCCCGCCGACTCGACCTCGGTGGGCGCCTGCTCGACAACGCGCAGCACGTCGAACAGGCTTGCGTTGCGCCTGCGCGAGACGCCGCAGAGCGAGGCCAGGTCGACGGCGTCGAGCGCATAGATCTCGGAGGCCGCCATGGCGTAGAGCGAGACGCTGTCGCGGGGATCTGCCACCACGCGCATGAAGGCGATCAGCAGGCGTATCTCCGGCCGCGTGTAGAGACCGTGGCTTCCGCTGAAGCGGAAGGGGATGCCGCGCATGTTCATCGCCCGCAGATACGGATCAGCGTCGCGGTTGCCTCGAACGAGCAGCGCGTGCTCTGCGAAGGAAGCGCCCGCAGCATGACGCTCGGCAATGATGCGGGCAACTTCGTCGGCCTCGGTCGACACAGCGTCGAACATGCGGAACACAGGAGCGGCGTCGTCGTCGGCACGCCCCACGAGTCGCTTGTCGATGCCGGTGCGCACCTCGAGACGGTCCGGATTGTTGTGCACCACGAGACGATAGGACGCGTCGAGGATGGCCTGCGGCGAGCGGAAGTTGCGTGTGAGCACGACGTTGCGCGCATCTGGATAGACGTCACCGAACTGCAGGATGTTCGAGATGGCGGCACCGCGGAACCGATAGATGGCTTGATCGTCATCGCCCACCACCGTGATGTTGCGGTGCCCCTCGGCCAGCAGGCGCACGACCTCGAACTGCGCGTGATTGGTGTCCTGGAACTCATCGACAAGGATGTATCGATACCGCTTGCGGCACGCCGCGAGCACCGACGGACGGGAGCGGAAGAGCGCGAGCACGCGGTACACCTGGTCCCCGAAATCGACGCACCCGTTCTCGGCCATGAGGCGCTCGTAGGCCTCGTAGGTCGCCGCGAGCTCGCCTTGCCGACGCGCCTCATCGGCCGTCTCGACGTCGTCCGGGACGGCCCGTGCCTGGGCGGCGATCTCGTCGGCGAAGCGCCGGTAGTCGGCCGGCGTGCAGTCTTCGTCCTTGGCACGGGCGATGAGGGTGGTCAGCGCCTCGAGGTAGGCTGTGGGGTTGCCGAGAGGCCGATAGATGTCGAGGGGCATCTCGAACAGGTGGCGCTTCAGGAAGATGATCTGCTGCGCCTTCGAGAGAACGGCGAGGTTCGGATCGAGGCCGCCCTCGAGGGCGTTCTCGCGCAGCAAGCGATATCCGAAAGCGTGGAACGTGCTGATATCGAGACTGGTGTAGCCGTAGGGCAGCAGGGTGTCGACCCGCTCCTCCATCTCGCGCGCGGCCTTGTCGGTGAAGGTCAGGGCGAGGATCTCCTCCGGACGGGCCCGTCGCGACGCCACCAGCCAGGCGATGCGGCGCGTGACGACCGTGGTCTTGCCGGTGCCCGCGCCGGCCACGATGAGCAACGGCCCTTCGCAATGGGTGACCGCGTCGCGCTGCGCGTCGGTGAGGCCCTCGACGATGGGCGCGAGCGTTGTGTCGCGCGTGGGCACGAGAAGGCGATCATCCGACGGCGCCGGGGCGTGGGCGAGGACGGGCTCATCGGTGCGCATGGCCGTGCCTTCCACGCGCGCCGACCCGGGTTCCTGTCGGAATCGCCGACGCCGCGGGGCGCTCGCAGGCGTGCGAGAAGGAGAACGGGCGTTGGCGGCCGTCGAGCCGGCGCCCCATGGCCATCGAAGAGGGACTTGGCGTCGAGACGGTGAATCGCCTCTGCCGCCCCGCGAGACGCATCTCAGATCTCGCGGCCACCCGATCCCGAGGAGAGAGCTGCCGATGTCTACCCAGACCCTGCCCGAAACCACCGCTGAGCTTACCACCAAACCCTTTCACGTGGTCGTCTCCGACCCGCTGCCGGCCGAGGCTCTCGAGAAGCTGAGAGGCGTCGCGCGCATCACCGCCCGCGACTCGTTCCCGAAGGAAGAGCTCATCGAGATCCTCAAGAGCGCCGACGCCCTGCTCGTTCGCAGCGGGACCAAGGTCACCGCAGAGATCCTCGAGCACGCGAACAAGCTGCGCATCATCGGCCGCGCTGGCGTGGGCGTCGACAACATCGACGTGAAAGCCGCCACCCAGAAGGGCATCATCGTGGTCAACTCTCCAGAGGGCAACACGGTGTCGGCCGCTGAGCAGACCCTGGCGCTCATGCTGGCCCTGCTGCGCCATCTGCCCCAGGCCGCCGCCTCAACGGCCAAGGGCGGCTGGGAGCGCAAGAAGTTCACCGGCGTCGAGCTCTACAACAAGACCGTGGGCGTTCTCGGACTCGGCAAGATCGGCCGCGAGGTGGCCAGCCGCGTACGTGCGTTCAAGGCCCGGGTCATCGCCCTCGATCCGTTCATCACCGAGGAGCACGCCCGAGAGCTCGACCTCGAGCTGGCCGATCTCGACACCATCCTGCGCGAAGCCGATCTCATCACCGTCCACACGCCCCTCACGAAGGAGACCCGCGGGCTCATCGGTCGCGACCAGATCGCAAAGATGAAGAAGGGCGCGCGCATCGTGAACTGCGCTCGCGGCGGCATCGTCGACGAAGAGGCGCTCTACGAGGGCATCACGAGCGGTCACCTGGGCGGCGCGGCCCTCGACGTCTTCGGCGAAGAGCCGCCGGTAGGCTCGAAGCTGCTCGGCCTCGACAACGTCATCTGCACGCCGCACCTCGGCGCCTCCACTGAAGAGGCCCAGATGAAGGTCGCCCTCGACGTCGCCGAGCAGGTGGCCGACGTTCTGCAGGGCAGACCTGCACGCGCCGCGGTCAACCTTCCCTCGCTGCCCGCCGAGCAGATGGCCGTGCTCGAGCCGTACCTGCACCTCGCTGAGCGCATGGGCGCGTTCCTGGCTCAGATGTCTGAAGGAGCCATCGAGCGGGTCGAGGTCGCCTACGGGGGCGACCTGTGCAAGCTGCGCCTCGAGCCGGTCACCTGGAGCGTGCTGAAGGGGCTGCTGTCGGTCAATCACGCCGAGAGCGTCAACTACGTGAATGCGCCGGTCATCGCCCAGGCACGTGGCATCCAGGTACAAGAATCGCGCCGCGGCCAGGTACGCGACTATGTGAACCTCATCGAGGTGAGCGTGCGCACCAAGAGCGAGGAGCATCGCTGCGAGGGCACCATCTTCGGAACCGATGACGCGCGCATCATCAGCGTCGACGGCCAGCGGATGGACCTCCACCCGGCGGGGCACAAGCTGATGACCTGGCAGGAAGACACCCCCGGCGTGGTCGGCCGAATCGGCACCTTCCTCGGAGAGAGCAACATCAACATCGCCGAGATGCAGGTCGCCCGCGACAAGCCCCGCGGCCAGGCGCTGATGGTGCTGTCCATCGACGAGCCCGTAGGCCCTGCCCTGCTCACCCGCATCCAGGGCATGAGCGGCATCCGCAACGCCCGCGAGGTCAGCCTGGGCGACCCGCGGAACTAGCCAGCGCCATGA from Pseudomonadota bacterium encodes:
- a CDS encoding anti-sigma factor antagonist, with amino-acid sequence MGVSRLIRWRIGYDRGVLQIGRDRRVRGPELVALSVGGELDVAGTASLQAKGLEIVAGDCQHLLIDLDTLLHIDSRGLGTFVELRQKMREKRGTLSFVCNNPRLRRLFHLTNLERLFTFYESVSHFVTAHGGELAAAEGEAL
- a CDS encoding phosphoglycerate dehydrogenase, translated to MSTQTLPETTAELTTKPFHVVVSDPLPAEALEKLRGVARITARDSFPKEELIEILKSADALLVRSGTKVTAEILEHANKLRIIGRAGVGVDNIDVKAATQKGIIVVNSPEGNTVSAAEQTLALMLALLRHLPQAAASTAKGGWERKKFTGVELYNKTVGVLGLGKIGREVASRVRAFKARVIALDPFITEEHARELDLELADLDTILREADLITVHTPLTKETRGLIGRDQIAKMKKGARIVNCARGGIVDEEALYEGITSGHLGGAALDVFGEEPPVGSKLLGLDNVICTPHLGASTEEAQMKVALDVAEQVADVLQGRPARAAVNLPSLPAEQMAVLEPYLHLAERMGAFLAQMSEGAIERVEVAYGGDLCKLRLEPVTWSVLKGLLSVNHAESVNYVNAPVIAQARGIQVQESRRGQVRDYVNLIEVSVRTKSEEHRCEGTIFGTDDARIISVDGQRMDLHPAGHKLMTWQEDTPGVVGRIGTFLGESNINIAEMQVARDKPRGQALMVLSIDEPVGPALLTRIQGMSGIRNAREVSLGDPRN
- a CDS encoding ATP-dependent helicase; protein product: MEGTAMRTDEPVLAHAPAPSDDRLLVPTRDTTLAPIVEGLTDAQRDAVTHCEGPLLIVAGAGTGKTTVVTRRIAWLVASRRARPEEILALTFTDKAAREMEERVDTLLPYGYTSLDISTFHAFGYRLLRENALEGGLDPNLAVLSKAQQIIFLKRHLFEMPLDIYRPLGNPTAYLEALTTLIARAKDEDCTPADYRRFADEIAAQARAVPDDVETADEARRQGELAATYEAYERLMAENGCVDFGDQVYRVLALFRSRPSVLAACRKRYRYILVDEFQDTNHAQFEVVRLLAEGHRNITVVGDDDQAIYRFRGAAISNILQFGDVYPDARNVVLTRNFRSPQAILDASYRLVVHNNPDRLEVRTGIDKRLVGRADDDAAPVFRMFDAVSTEADEVARIIAERHAAGASFAEHALLVRGNRDADPYLRAMNMRGIPFRFSGSHGLYTRPEIRLLIAFMRVVADPRDSVSLYAMAASEIYALDAVDLASLCGVSRRRNASLFDVLRVVEQAPTEVESAGRGAGYTPTADDIGLFQGLAPDSRATVTRLLADVRQYIEQATWKPPGQVLYAFLRGSGLLERLSRCETPEDDLRIRNIARFFDVVKGYEMVDERGRLPELVAHLDLLMEAGDNPAVAEADPDLDAVSVLTVHKSKGLEFGHVFVVGAIEGRFPSRSRADRLPLPAEMLRQVLPSGDAHVQEERRLFYVAMTRAQRRLYIFGSHDTGAKRAARPSRFIFEALDTEGGSIAAHRTSAAEAIERHAPGVEIPVSALAPLPDEQFLTLSHKQLDDYMTCPLKFKFVHVLRVPLMSNHAVVYGRALHEAISFYNGERKKGEMPSLERVLSVFGGAWVNEGFLSLEHEEQRFAQGQRVLTAWVERQAGGRAPAIVEEEFTFVLGRTRVVGRYDRVDVWDGDKAAIIDYKSTDVRTQEDADKRARDNFQLAVYALAWRQATGRLPQYTELQFLESGICGKARKSERDVEEARAVIEDAARGIRARCYTPRPEVRACAVCAFSEICPSAAR